The Roseomonas haemaphysalidis genome segment CGGGCCAACCGGCCCTGCTGACATCCCCGGCGGCTTTCAGGCCTGCTCCTGCATGACCCGCCGCTGCTGTGCACCCTAGCCGCCGGTTTCGCTGCCGCCAAACGATTTTTTCAGCCCTGCTGCAGGACCAGGGCGCGCTCCACCCCGCCAAGATCGGCATGGGTCCCGAGCACGACCAGGCCAGCGGCCCGCGCCAGTCCCGCCACCGCGGGTCCCTGCCCCTGCCCCAGCTCCAGCACCGCCCTGCCCCGGGGCAGCAGCAGGCGCGGCAGGTCGGCCACGATCAGGCGATAGGCATCCAGCCCGTCCGGGCCGCCATCCAGGGCCCGGGCCGGCTCATGCACCGCCACCTCGGGCATCAGCCCAGGGATGGCGGCGGTCTCGATATAAGGCGGGTTGGACAGCACCAGATCAAAGCCACCGGCCAGGGCAGCGGCCCAGGACCCGGCCAGAAAACTGCAACGGTCCCGCAGGCCGGTGGCAGCCGCGTTGCGCGCCGCCAGCGCCGCCGCGCCCGGCGACAGGTCCACCCCCACCCCGAAGGCGCCGGGGTGCTCGGACAGCACCGCCAGCAGCAGGCAGCCCGTGCCGGTGCCGAGGTCCAGCACCCGCACCGGCGCAGGCCCCTGAAGGGCAGCCTCCACCACCGCTTCCGAATCCGCGCGGGGGATCAGGGTATCGGGCGAGACTTCCAGTTCCAGCGTCCAGAACCCCTGGCGGCCCAGGATGAAGCCCATCGGCTCATGCGCCAGCCGGCGCCGGAGCATGGCACCGAAGCGGGTGGCGGCCCCGGGCGGCACCGGGGCGCGGGGGTCGCGCAGCAGTGCCGCAAGGTCTACCCCCATCGCCTCGCCCAGCAGCAACCGCGCTTCCAGGCGGGGGCTGTCGATCGCCGCCGCCCGCAGCAGCTGCCCGGCGCGGCACAGGATGCCGCCGACGCTGCCTTCCGGGTCGGCGCAGGCCGTCAAAGGTCGGCGGCGGCCAGGCGGCTGGCCTGGTCCTCGGCGGTCAAGGCATCGATGATGTCGTCCAGGTCGCCCTGCATGACCTTGTCGATCTTGTGCAGCGTCAGGCCGATGCGGTGGTCCGTCACCCGCCCCTGGGGAAAGTTGTAGGTGCGGATGCGCTCCGACCGGTCGCCGGTGCCGACCTGCGAGCGGCGGTCGCCGGCGCGGGCATTGTCGGCGGCCATGCGCTGCGCGTCGTAGATGCGGCTCCGCAGCACCTTCATGGCCTTGGCGCGGTTCTTGTGCTGGCTGCGCTCCTCCTGCATCGCCACCACGGTGCCGGTGGGAATGTGGGTGATGCGCACGGCGCTGTCGGTCTTGTTGACGTGCTGGCCGCCGGCGCCGCTGGCGCGGTAGGTGTCGATCCGCAGGTCGCTCTCGTTGATCTGCACGTCCACCTCCTCGGCCTCCGGCAGCACCGCCACCGTGACGGTCGAGGTATGGATGCGGCCCTGCGTCTCGGTGGCCGGCACGCGCTGCACCCGGTGCACGCCGCTCTCGTACTTCAGCTTGGCGAAGACGCCCCTGCCCTGCACCTCGGCGGTCGCGCCCTTGATGCCGCCAACCTCGCTGTCGTCGTAGTCCATCACCTCGAAACGCCAGCCCTGGGCGGCGGCATAACGCTGGTAGGCACCAAACAGCTCAGCCGCGAAGAGCCCGGCCTCGTCACCACCGGCGGCGGGGCGGATCTCCAGGATGGCGTTGCCCTCGTCGGCCGCGTCCTTGGGCAGCAGCATCAGCTGCAGGGCGCGTTCCAGCACCGGCACGGCGTCGCGCTGGGCGTAGAACTCCCCCTCCGCCAGCTCGCGCATCTCAGGGTCGGCCATCATCGCCTCGGCCTCGTCGCGCGCCTGGCGGGCGGCGCGCAGCGCGGCCACCTGCTCCACCACGGGGTCTAGCTCCGACAGCTCGCGCGCCAGGGCGCCGATCTGCCCACCCTCGGCCCGCTCCAGCAGCGCGCGGAGCTCATCCGCCCGGTACAGCAGGCGGTCGAGCTTTTCGTCCAGTCCGGAAGAAGTGCCGCTCATGCCGTCTCGTCGTCACCCTCGAAGCCGGCCTCGATGTTCTCGATCATCTGCTCCAGCATCGCGTCCTCGACGCCCGCGGCGGCCAGGGCCGGCAACAGCGCCGCGCTGTCCACCCGGTCCTGGGAGCCGTCCGTCAGGTTGCGGACGATGTACATGCCCTCCGCCACCTCGGCCTCGCCGATGATGATGGCGGCCTGGGCGTTGATCCTGTTGGCCCGCTCCATGCGCCGCTTCAGGTTGCCCTTGTAGGCGATCTCGCAGGGGATGCCGGCCTGGCGCAGCATCTGGGTCATGGCCAGGGCCGCCGGCTCCTCCGCCAGCCCGACCGGGATGACGGCCACGGGGCGCGTCGCCTCCGGGCTTTCCGGCAGCAGCTCGGCCAATCGCTCGACGCCGGCGGCCCAGCCGACGGCGGGGGTCGGCGGGCCGCCCATCTCCTGCACCAGCCCCTCGTAGCGGCCGCCGCCCATCACGGTGCCCTGGGCGCCCAGACGGTCGGTGACGAACTCAAAGGCGGTGTGGCTGTAGTAGTCCAGGCCGCGCACGATGCGCGGGTTGCGGCGGTAGGGCACGCCGAACTGCTCCAGGTATCCCAGCACCTTGTCGAAGAATTCCTTCGCATGCGGCGTCAGGTACGCATCGATGGTCGGCGCCGCCGCCACCAGCCGCCGGTCGCCCTCATCCTTGCTGTCGAGGATGCGCATGGGGTTCTTTTCCAGCCGCGCCTGGCTGTCGGCGGACAGGCTGGCGGCGTGCTGGCGGAAATAGGCGACCAGCGCGGCGCGGTAGGCATCGCGCGACATGCTGTCGCCGAGCGTGTTGATCTCCAGCACCACGCCGTCGTCGATGCCGAGCTGCTGGATGATCTGCCAGCCCATGGCGATCACCTCGGCGTCCGCCAGCGGCTCGGCGGTGCCCAGGATTTCGGCGCCGATCTGGTGGAACTGGCGGAAACGCCCCTTCTGCGGCCGCTCGTAGCGGAACATCGGGCCGGCATAGAATACCTTGCGCGGCAGGTTGCCCTGGGTCAGGCCGTTGCTCACCAGCGCGCGGCAAACGCCCGCCGTGCCCTCGGGCCGCAGGGTCAGGCTGTCGCCGCCGCGGTCCTCGAAGGTGTACATCTCCTTGGACACGACGTCCGAGGTCTCGCCGAGCGAGCGGGCGAAGACGCTGGTCGCCTCGAAGATCGGCGTCGCCCACTCCTCCATGCCGTAGAGGTTCGAAACGTGGCGGGCGACCTCGATCACCCCGTGCTGGCGGCGGAAGGTTTCGCCGATCAGGTCGCGCGTGCCGCGCACGGGCTGCACATCCTGGCGCCCGCGCGCCGGCTTGGTCTCGCTCAACTCGTTCACTCCGCCGCCTGCTTGGCGATCACCGCGGCCGCCGCGATCTCGGCGGCCTTCTTCTCGACCAGTTCCACGATGTGGTCGACCATCGTGGCGCCCTCGACCGTGTGGTCGGTGCGCCCGGCGTGATAAACCATGTGGCGCCCGGCGCCACCGCCGGTGACGCCGATATCGGTCATCAGCGCCTCGCCCGGGCCATTCACCACGCAGCCGATGATGCTCAGGCTCATCGGCGTGCGGATATGCGCCAGCCGCTCCTCCAGCACCGAGACGGTCTCGATCACGTTGAAGCCCTGGCGGGCGCAGGAGGGGCAGGAGATGATCTTCACCCCCCGGTGCCGGATGCCGAGCGACTTCAGGATGTCCCAGCCGACCAGCACCTCCTCCTCCGGCTCGGCGGAGAGCGAGACCCGGATGGTGTCGCCCACGCCGGCCCAGAGCAGGCTGCCCATGCCGATGGAGGACTTCACGGTGCCGGCGCGCTTGGTGCCGGCTTCCGTGATGCCGACATGCAGCGGGTGGTCGCAGGCCTCGGCCAGCTGGTTGTAGGCGGCCACGGCCAGGAACACGTCGCTGGCCTTGACGCTGATCTTGAACTCGTCGAACCCGTTCTGCAGCAGGTGGTCGGCGTGCCACAGGGCGCTTTCCACCAGCGCGTCGGGGTTGGGCTCGCCGTACTTCTCCAGCAGGTGGCGCTCCAGGCTGCCGGCATTGACGCCGATGCGGATGGAGCAGCCGTAGTCCCGCGCCGCCTTGATCACTTCCTTCACCCGCTCGGGCGAGCCGATGTTGCCCGGGTTGATGCGCAGGCAGGCGGCGCCGGCCTGGGCGGCCTCGATGGCACGCTTATAATGGAAGTGGATGTCGGCCACGATCGGCACGTTGACCTCGTGCACGATCTCCTTCAGCGCGGCGGTCGAGGCCTCGTCCGGGCAGGACACGCGCACGATATCCACGCCCGCGATCTCGGCGCGGCGGATCTGGGCGATGGTGGCCGCCGCATCCTCGGTCGGCGTGTTGGTCATGGTCTGGACGCTGACGGGCGCGTCGCCTCCCACCAGCACGTTGCCAACCCGGATCTGGCGGGACTTGCGACGGACGATCTGCTGATACGGACGATAGGACAAGGCGGCCTCCCGCTACGGTCTGCGCGGGATATGGCAGCACCGCCGCCGCTCGCCAAGCCACGGGCGCGGAAGGGCAGCCCTGCGGCCGCCCTCCCCGCCCGTCCGGGTCAGGCCCCGGCGCGGCGCGCGGCCAGGGCGGCCGAGGCCTGGGACAGCAGTTCACCGATGATCTCGGCCGCCGGCTGCTCCCGCGTCACCATGCCGACGCTTTGGCCCGCCATCAGCGAGCCGTTCTCCACGTCGCCATCCACCACGGCGCGGCGCAGGGCGCCGGCCCAGAAGTGCTCGATCTCCAGCTGGCCGGCGTCCTTGGCCACCTCGCCCGCCTTGTAGCGGGCCACCACGGCAGCCTGGTGCTCCAGAAAGCGCTTGGTGCCGCCGTTCTGCAGCGCGCGGACCGGGATCACCGGGAAGGCCTCGTCCAGCTGCACCGTCGGCATGGCGTCGCGCGCCGCGCCGCGGATAAAGGCACGCTTGAAGTTCTCATGGGCGATGCTTTCGCTCGCGCACACGAAGCGGGTGCCGATCTGCACGCCCGCCGCGCCCATCTCCAGGTAGGACAGGATCGCCTCGCCCCGCCCGATGCCACCGGCCACGTAGACTGGTACGTCGCGGATATGCGGCAGGATCTCCTGCGCCAGCACGGTCAAGGACACCGGGCCGATATGCCCGCCGGCCTCCGAGCCCTCGATCACCAGCGCATCGGCGCCGGAGCGGACCAGCTTCTTGGCCAGCG includes the following:
- the hisS gene encoding histidine--tRNA ligase, which produces MQPVRGTRDLIGETFRRQHGVIEVARHVSNLYGMEEWATPIFEATSVFARSLGETSDVVSKEMYTFEDRGGDSLTLRPEGTAGVCRALVSNGLTQGNLPRKVFYAGPMFRYERPQKGRFRQFHQIGAEILGTAEPLADAEVIAMGWQIIQQLGIDDGVVLEINTLGDSMSRDAYRAALVAYFRQHAASLSADSQARLEKNPMRILDSKDEGDRRLVAAAPTIDAYLTPHAKEFFDKVLGYLEQFGVPYRRNPRIVRGLDYYSHTAFEFVTDRLGAQGTVMGGGRYEGLVQEMGGPPTPAVGWAAGVERLAELLPESPEATRPVAVIPVGLAEEPAALAMTQMLRQAGIPCEIAYKGNLKRRMERANRINAQAAIIIGEAEVAEGMYIVRNLTDGSQDRVDSAALLPALAAAGVEDAMLEQMIENIEAGFEGDDETA
- the prmC gene encoding peptide chain release factor N(5)-glutamine methyltransferase, whose translation is MTACADPEGSVGGILCRAGQLLRAAAIDSPRLEARLLLGEAMGVDLAALLRDPRAPVPPGAATRFGAMLRRRLAHEPMGFILGRQGFWTLELEVSPDTLIPRADSEAVVEAALQGPAPVRVLDLGTGTGCLLLAVLSEHPGAFGVGVDLSPGAAALAARNAAATGLRDRCSFLAGSWAAALAGGFDLVLSNPPYIETAAIPGLMPEVAVHEPARALDGGPDGLDAYRLIVADLPRLLLPRGRAVLELGQGQGPAVAGLARAAGLVVLGTHADLGGVERALVLQQG
- a CDS encoding NAD(P)H-dependent flavin oxidoreductase, producing MSMDALAPVALDPSLDSLMARGAAFLGSPYAILGGAMSWVSERNLVAALSNAGAFGVIACGAMMPDRLREEIAGTQALTDKPFGVNLITMHPNLMELVQVCLDAQVGHIVFAGGIPPGPAIKAAKDGGAKVICFAPALALAKKLVRSGADALVIEGSEAGGHIGPVSLTVLAQEILPHIRDVPVYVAGGIGRGEAILSYLEMGAAGVQIGTRFVCASESIAHENFKRAFIRGAARDAMPTVQLDEAFPVIPVRALQNGGTKRFLEHQAAVVARYKAGEVAKDAGQLEIEHFWAGALRRAVVDGDVENGSLMAGQSVGMVTREQPAAEIIGELLSQASAALAARRAGA
- the ispG gene encoding flavodoxin-dependent (E)-4-hydroxy-3-methylbut-2-enyl-diphosphate synthase; its protein translation is MSYRPYQQIVRRKSRQIRVGNVLVGGDAPVSVQTMTNTPTEDAAATIAQIRRAEIAGVDIVRVSCPDEASTAALKEIVHEVNVPIVADIHFHYKRAIEAAQAGAACLRINPGNIGSPERVKEVIKAARDYGCSIRIGVNAGSLERHLLEKYGEPNPDALVESALWHADHLLQNGFDEFKISVKASDVFLAVAAYNQLAEACDHPLHVGITEAGTKRAGTVKSSIGMGSLLWAGVGDTIRVSLSAEPEEEVLVGWDILKSLGIRHRGVKIISCPSCARQGFNVIETVSVLEERLAHIRTPMSLSIIGCVVNGPGEALMTDIGVTGGGAGRHMVYHAGRTDHTVEGATMVDHIVELVEKKAAEIAAAAVIAKQAAE
- the prfA gene encoding peptide chain release factor 1, with product MSGTSSGLDEKLDRLLYRADELRALLERAEGGQIGALARELSELDPVVEQVAALRAARQARDEAEAMMADPEMRELAEGEFYAQRDAVPVLERALQLMLLPKDAADEGNAILEIRPAAGGDEAGLFAAELFGAYQRYAAAQGWRFEVMDYDDSEVGGIKGATAEVQGRGVFAKLKYESGVHRVQRVPATETQGRIHTSTVTVAVLPEAEEVDVQINESDLRIDTYRASGAGGQHVNKTDSAVRITHIPTGTVVAMQEERSQHKNRAKAMKVLRSRIYDAQRMAADNARAGDRRSQVGTGDRSERIRTYNFPQGRVTDHRIGLTLHKIDKVMQGDLDDIIDALTAEDQASRLAAADL